A window of Pirellula sp. SH-Sr6A contains these coding sequences:
- the hemL gene encoding glutamate-1-semialdehyde 2,1-aminomutase yields METSVSREKSVRAFERARQLIPGGVNSPARAFGAVGGVPLFIDHASGQHLYDVDGNRYLDYIGSWGPMILGHAHPEVLAAIAEAASKGTSFGAPTERESHLAELILAAVPSMERVRLVSSGTEATMSAIRVARGATGRSKIIKFAGCYHGHVDSLLVSAGSAAATLGVPDSPGVTAGTSQDTIVLNYNDVAALENVFAEHPHTIAAVILEPVVGNMGTVIPTPSFLQALRTLTKSDGAVLIFDEVMTGFRVAYGGAQSLFGIDPDITTLGKIVGGGMPLAAYGGKASIMDNVMPAGKVYQAGTLAGNPLATAAGAKTLELLRDNPPYDHLEKICSTLGQGLQSAAKAHGIPTQLQRVGSMMTLFFNESPVIDWPSADRSDRKRFARYFWSLIDQGIYMPCSQFEALFVSATHTMSDIEQTIDAASRFFQTET; encoded by the coding sequence ATGGAGACGAGCGTGAGTCGCGAGAAAAGTGTTCGAGCATTTGAACGGGCTCGGCAATTGATTCCCGGTGGTGTGAACTCTCCTGCCCGAGCTTTCGGAGCCGTGGGTGGAGTTCCGCTCTTCATCGATCACGCATCGGGACAACACCTCTATGATGTCGACGGCAATCGCTATCTCGACTACATCGGTTCTTGGGGCCCAATGATCCTCGGACATGCCCATCCGGAAGTCCTTGCTGCGATCGCGGAAGCAGCTTCCAAAGGAACTTCCTTCGGTGCACCGACGGAGCGAGAATCCCACTTGGCCGAACTGATCCTAGCTGCCGTACCGAGCATGGAGCGCGTTCGATTGGTGAGCAGCGGGACCGAAGCCACCATGAGCGCGATCCGGGTCGCCCGGGGTGCAACAGGTCGTTCGAAGATTATCAAGTTCGCAGGCTGCTATCACGGTCACGTCGATTCATTGCTCGTTTCGGCGGGGTCTGCGGCGGCTACCCTCGGTGTACCCGATTCGCCGGGGGTCACGGCTGGTACTTCGCAGGACACGATTGTTTTGAACTACAACGATGTCGCGGCCCTCGAGAATGTTTTTGCAGAGCATCCGCATACGATCGCTGCGGTGATTTTGGAGCCTGTCGTCGGGAACATGGGGACAGTGATTCCTACCCCTTCTTTCTTGCAGGCCCTTCGCACTCTAACCAAATCGGATGGCGCGGTTCTGATCTTCGATGAAGTGATGACTGGATTTCGGGTGGCGTACGGCGGAGCGCAGTCTCTCTTTGGCATCGATCCCGATATAACGACGCTCGGTAAGATCGTGGGAGGGGGCATGCCTCTCGCAGCTTATGGCGGCAAAGCATCGATCATGGATAACGTCATGCCTGCGGGGAAGGTCTATCAAGCCGGTACGTTGGCAGGGAATCCGCTCGCGACCGCAGCAGGTGCGAAGACGTTGGAATTGCTTCGCGACAATCCCCCTTATGATCATTTGGAAAAGATCTGTTCGACGCTTGGACAAGGCCTGCAATCGGCTGCCAAGGCGCACGGGATCCCCACGCAGTTACAGCGTGTCGGAAGCATGATGACGCTCTTCTTCAACGAGTCTCCCGTGATCGATTGGCCCAGCGCGGACCGATCCGATCGCAAACGTTTTGCCCGCTACTTCTGGAGCTTGATCGACCAAGGCATCTATATGCCTTGCAGTCAGTTCGAAGCGCTTTTTGTCAGCGCTACCCACACCATGAGCGACATCGAACAAACTATCGACGCAGCATCGCGATTCTTCCAAACCGAAACATAG
- a CDS encoding DUF6793 family protein: MPLFEIETDSHIFITWADDEAAARDTLADAYPHDQVVRMTKRPRNSWVISKSVLGVPGRRVDICSIARDCLSKSSGDKLHAIRLYMAETGSDLEKARRIIESNMVMGW, translated from the coding sequence ATGCCGCTGTTCGAAATCGAAACCGATTCTCATATTTTCATCACTTGGGCCGACGATGAGGCCGCCGCGCGCGACACATTGGCCGACGCCTACCCGCACGATCAAGTCGTGAGGATGACCAAACGGCCTCGCAATTCTTGGGTGATCTCGAAATCGGTGTTGGGAGTCCCCGGACGCCGCGTCGACATTTGCTCGATCGCCCGCGATTGCCTGTCGAAGTCCTCGGGAGACAAACTGCATGCCATCCGTTTGTACATGGCTGAGACAGGTTCGGATCTGGAGAAAGCACGCCGGATCATTGAGTCCAACATGGTGATGGGCTGGTAG
- the hemP gene encoding hemin uptake protein HemP produces MTDPVEPFVADGEVAGGASQQLEAERMEKGAARCPQHRPGTILNPVSFDVLSERADELWIELEGQLYRLRKTKQGKLILTK; encoded by the coding sequence ATGACAGATCCGGTGGAGCCGTTCGTTGCCGATGGGGAAGTTGCAGGGGGAGCGAGCCAGCAATTGGAGGCGGAGCGGATGGAAAAAGGTGCCGCGCGGTGTCCCCAGCATCGTCCCGGGACCATTTTGAATCCCGTTTCCTTTGATGTCTTGTCCGAGAGAGCGGACGAACTGTGGATTGAATTGGAAGGTCAGTTGTATCGGCTGCGAAAAACCAAGCAGGGAAAGCTAATCCTCACGAAATGA